A stretch of the Candidatus Methylomirabilota bacterium genome encodes the following:
- a CDS encoding peroxiredoxin family protein produces MGGGAEAAGARGARGRACYHDARTETVRERGIEHVSTENKTLNVGDAAPEFTLKTIGLKEVSLKDFRGKNVVLLFYPLDWTPGUSTCMPAFDKRVSDFQAANTQVLGISTDSPFSHENWAKAVGISHYPLLSDVQRSVARDYGVYWPDWNANVRATFIVDGQGKVRFTERYGKGELPQPDKILAEVRKVG; encoded by the coding sequence GTGGGCGGCGGTGCGGAAGCCGCCGGCGCCCGCGGGGCGCGCGGGCGAGCGTGCTATCATGACGCGCGCACCGAGACGGTTCGCGAAAGGGGGATCGAACACGTGAGCACGGAGAACAAGACCCTCAACGTGGGGGACGCGGCGCCCGAGTTCACGCTGAAGACCATCGGGCTCAAGGAGGTGAGCCTGAAGGACTTCCGCGGGAAGAACGTGGTGCTGCTGTTCTACCCGCTGGACTGGACGCCGGGCTGAAGCACCTGCATGCCCGCCTTCGACAAGCGCGTGAGCGACTTTCAGGCGGCCAATACCCAGGTGCTGGGTATCAGTACCGACAGCCCCTTCAGCCACGAGAACTGGGCCAAGGCGGTCGGCATCAGCCACTACCCGCTCCTCTCCGACGTCCAGCGCTCGGTCGCCAGGGACTACGGCGTCTACTGGCCCGACTGGAACGCCAACGTGCGCGCGACGTTCATCGTCGACGGGCAGGGGAAGGTCCGCTTCACGGAGCGCTACGGCAAGGGTGAGCTGCCCCAGCCCGACAAGATCCTCGCCGAGGTCCGGAAGGTCGGCTAA
- a CDS encoding CDP-paratose 2-epimerase, which produces MADHILESRVWLARPRVEVFAFFADPANLPRLAPPALRLRLLAPPAPMRAGSVYDFRVAWLGVPLRWRAFIREFD; this is translated from the coding sequence ATGGCGGACCACATCCTCGAATCGCGCGTGTGGCTCGCCCGACCGCGCGTCGAGGTGTTCGCGTTCTTCGCCGATCCCGCGAATCTCCCGCGGCTCGCACCGCCCGCCCTCCGCCTGCGTCTCCTCGCGCCGCCGGCGCCGATGCGGGCGGGGAGCGTCTACGACTTCCGCGTGGCGTGGCTCGGCGTGCCGCTGCGCTGGCGGGCGTTCATCCGCGAGTTCGAC